The Streptomyces sp. GSL17-111 region GCTCTGCCAGTACCTCGTGGAGCACTACGACGGCGACGTCACCGCTCTCTGGCGGGACGCAGACAGCGGCAAGGAGCTGCTGAAGCGGCTGAACGACCTGCCGGGCTTCGGGAAGCAGAAGGCGCAGATCTTCCTCGCCCTGCTCGGCAAGCAGCTGGGCGTCAGGCCGGACGGCTGGCGGGAGGCGGCGGGCGGCTACGGCGAGGAGGGAGCGCACCGGTCGGTGGCCGACATCACCGGTCCGGATTCCCTTCAGCAAGTGCGGGCGTACAAGCAGGAGATGAAGCGGGCGGCGAAGAAGTCCTGACGGCGGCGGAGCGCCGGGAGGGGTCCGCCGCGCCGGACCGGCGAGGGTGCATGATCGGCGTATCCGGCCATCCGCACCGTGGAGAGGACTACCGATGGATGAGCGCTTCGACGTCGTCGTGCTCGGCGCTGGGCCCGGCGGCTACGTCGCCGCGATCCGGGCGGCGCAGCTGGGCAAGCGCGTCGCCGTCGTGGAGCAGAAGTACTGGGGCGGCGTCTGCCTGAACGTCGGCTGCATCCCCACCAAGGCCCTGCTGCGCAACGCCGAGCTGGCCCATCTCCTCACGCACGAGGCGAAGACGTACGGCATCCGCTCCGAGGGCGGGATCACGCTCGACTACGGCGCGGCGTTCCAGCGCAGCCGCAAGGTGGCGGACGGACGGGTCAAGGGCGTCCATTACCTGATGAAGAAGAACGGGATCTCCGAGTTCGACGGGCGGGGGGTCTTCGTCGACGCGCACACGCTGCGCGTCGAGCACACCGACGGCGGCAGCACGACCTCACCTTCGAGAACTGCGTCATCGCCACCGGCGCGACGCCGCGGCTGCTGCCCGGCACGCGCCTCAGCGAGCGCGTCGTGACGTACGAGGAGCAGATCCTGACCGAGGAGCTGCCGCAGTCCGTCGTCATCGCGGGCGCGGGCGCCATCGGCGTGGAGTTCGCCTACGTGATGCACCACTACGGCGTGAAGGTCACCGTCGTGGAGTACCTGGACCGCATGCTGCCGCTGGAGGACGCGGACGTCTCCAAGGAGCTGGCCAAGCAGTACCGCAGGCTCGGCATCGACGTCATGACGTCCACGCGGGTGGAGGCGATCGACGAGTCCGGGCCGCAGGTGCGGGTCACGGTCACCGCCAAGGACGGCGCGCAGAAGGTGCTGGAGGCCGACAAGGTGCTCCAGGCCATCGGGTTCGCGCCGAACGTCACGGGCTACGGCCTGGAGAACACCGGCGTCGGCGTGACCGAGCGCGGGGCGATCGAGGTGGACGGGTACGGCCGCACGACGCAGCCCCACATCTACGCCATCGGCGACGTGACCGCGAAGCTCATGCTGGCCCACACCGCCGAGGCCATGGGCGTCGTGGCCGCCGAGACCCTGGCCGGAGCCGAGACGATGGCGCTCGACTACGTCATGATCCCGCGCGCCACCTACTGCCGCCCGCAGGTGGCCAGCTTCGGGTGGACGGAGGAGCAGGCGCGGGAGAAGGGCTTCGACGTCCGGGTCGCCACGTTCCCCTTCACGGCGAACGGCAAGGCGCACGGGCTCGGGGAGACGGCGGGCTTCGTGAAGGTCCTGGCCGACGCCCGGCACGGCGAGCTGCTCGGCGCCCACCTCATCGGGCCCGACGTCACCGAGCTGCTGCCCGAGCTGACGCTGGCTCAGCAGTGGGACCTCACCGTGCACGAGGTCGCCCGGAACGTCCACGCGCACCCGACGCTGGGCGAGGCGGTCAAGGAGGCGGTGCACGGCCTGGCCGGACACATGATCAACTTCTGACCTCCGTGCCCCTCGGCGCGTCGGCCACCGGCCCGTGGCGGCCGGCGCGCCGTGGCGGCGGCACACGCGAGGTCGCCATCCTCCGTTCGCATGGTCGCCGCCCGGCTGGGCAAACATGCGGAATCGAACACCGCGACGGTGTGGCGGCGTTGACGCACGGAGGGACGTGCCGAGTGCGGTTCGGAATACTGGGCCCGGTCGAGGCCCGGTGCGACGGTGTGCGCATCGACCTGCGACCCGGCCGTGAACGCTCGCTGCTGGCCCTGCTCGTCCTCAACGCCGGCCGCCTCCTCACGGCCGACCACGTCGTGACGCTCCTGTGGGAGGAGCCGCCGGAGACCGCGCGCGCCCAGGTCTACAACCTCGTCAGCGGACTGCGGCGCCGCCTGCACCACCCGGCGCCCGGCCGTCCCGCCGGCACCGACGTGCTCGTCACGGCGGACGGCGGCTACCGGCTGGAGCCCGCCCGGCACCACACCGACCTGGCCGCCTTCCGGTCGGCCGCCGCCCAGGGCCGGTACGCGGCCGAGTCGGGCGCCCGGCACCGCGCCGCCGAGTTGCTGACGCAGGCACTCGGCCACTGGCGGGGCGAGGCGCTGTCCGGCTGCGCGGCACCGTTCGCCGCCGCCGCCCGGCAGGCGCTGGAGGACGAGCGCTGGAGCACCGTCGAGGCGCTGCTGGACGTCCACCTCGGGCTGGGCCGCTACGAACGCGTCCTCGCGGACGTCGGGCCCTGGCTGGAGCAGCAGCCCTACCGGGAGGACCTGTACCGGCGGCAGATGCTCGCCCTGGCGGCCCAGGGACGGCGCGCGGACGCGCTGGCCAGCTACCGGCGGGCCTACCGGCGGCTGGGCGAGGACCTTGGCGTCGAGCCCGGCCCGGCCCTGCGCGACCTGCACGAGCAGCTCCTGCGCGGCGCCGCCCCGACGCTCCCCGACCGGACGGAGGGCACGGTCCGGACCGACGGCGCGGCGCGCGCAAGGCCGTCGGCCCGCCGCAGCGGTGCGACGGCGGACCCCGCACGCCTCCCGGGCCCACGCCCGGCCGGGGCGACATCCGCCGGGAAGCCGTCCGCCCCGGGGCCCGCAGTCGGCGAGCCGTCCGCCGGGGAGCCGCCGCGCCCCCGCCCGGTGCCACGTCAACTCCCCCCTCCCCCCGCCCGCCTGTACGGCCGTGACGCCCTCCTGCGCGAGCTGCGGGACGCCCTCGCGCCCCCGTCGGACCACCCCACCGCGCTCCCCGCTGCACGCACGCCGGGCGCGCCCGTCGTCGTCCTCACCGGGCCCGGCGGGGTCGGCAAGACGGCCCTCGCGCTGCACACCGCCCACCGCCTCTCCGCCCGGTTCCCCGACGGGCAGCTCTACGCCGACCTGCGCGGCTCCCACTCCTCCCCCGCCGATCCCCCGGAGACCGCCGCCCGCTTCCTGCGCGCCCTCGGCGTCGACGGCCAGGACGTCCCCGCCGACGCGGACGAGCGCGTCGCCGACCTGCGCAGCCGGCTCGCCGGCCGCAGCGTGCTCCTCCTGCTCGACGACGTCCGCGACGAGACGCAGCTGCGGCCCCTGCTGCCCGCCGACGGCGGCTGCGCCGTGCTCGCCACCTCCCGCAACCGGCTGACCGGCCTCACCGCCCTGGCCGACGCGCGGGTCCTCGGCGTCGGCACCCTCACGCCCGCCGACGCCGCCGCCCTCCTCGCCGGCCTCGTCGGCGCCGAACGCGCGGGGGCCGACCGGACGGCCACCGCCGAGGTCGCCCGGCTCTGCGGCCACCTCCCGCTGGCCCTGCGCATCGCGGGGGCCCGGCTCGCGGCCCGTCCCGACTGGACGGTGGCGGGCTTCCGGGACCGGCTCGCCCAGCAGCACCACCGGCTCGACCAGCTCGCCGCCGGTGACCTCGACGTCCGCGCGGGCATCGCCCTCAGCTACCGCTCCCTGAGCCCCGGCCTGCGCACGGCCCTGCGCCGTCTGGCGCTCCTGGAGTCCCACAGCGTGCCCGGCTGGGTCGTCGGGACGCTGGCCGGACGGCCGTCCGAACCGTGGCTCCACGACCAGCTCGTCGAGCGCAACCTGCTGGAGACCTGCGGGCGCGACCAGGCCGGGCAGCCGCGCTACCAACTGCACGCCCTCGTCCGCGACTTCGCGCGCGAACGCACCCTCGCCGAGGACACCGGGGAGGAGCGGGACGCCGCCGTCGAGCGCGTCCTGCGCGCCTGGCTCGCCCTCGCCTCCGAGGCGGCCGGACGCCTCGGCCACGGCGGCGTCCTCGACCCCGTCGCCCCGGCCCCGGGCGCACCGCCGGACGCCGCCGACGCCGCCCGCCGCCATCCGGAACGCTGGTTCGCCGCCGAGCAGGCCAACCTGTTGAACGCGGCCCTGCACGCCTGCCGCCTCCGCCTTCCCGAGCTGGCCGGCGACCTCGCGCTCCAGCTGAGCGGGTACCTCGTCATCCGCTTCTACGAGGCCGAGCGGGAGGCCGTCGTCCGGGCCGCCATCGCGAGCTGGGGCGAGCGTCCCACCGCCGACCGCCGGCTCTCCCGGCTCCACTTCGCCCTGTGCTGGACCCTCTACCAGCAGGACCGCTACGCCGAACTCACCGTCGCCGCCGAACGCGGCCTGCGCGTCGCCCGCGACCTCGGCGACCCGGAGGTCGTCGCCGACGCCGCCTGGCAGCTCGGCCGCGCCACCGCCCTGCGCGGCCGGCTCACCGAGGCCGCCGCGTACTACCGGCGCACCGTCCAGGACGCCGAACACCTCGGGCTCTCCGCCCGCGCCCACGTCTACGCCCTCACCGGCCTCGCCAACGTGCTGGCCGACCTGGGCGAGCCGGCCGAGGCCGTCCGGAGCTACGAGCAGGCCCTGGCGCGCCACCCCGGGGCCGACCGCACGCGTGTCGTGATGCTGCTGCGCTGCGCCGAGGCGCACAGCGACGCCGGTGAGGGGGCCCGCGCCCTGGAGCTCCTGACGGCCGCCGCCGCCATCGTCCGCGCGATCGGGGACGACGTCGGCGCTGCCCACGTCGAACGCGGCCGGGCCCTCGTCGACCTCGCCCACGGCCGCTGGCACGACGCCCGCGACCGCCTGACCGGCGTCCTGTCCACGCTGCGCACCCAGCGCGAGACCTCCGGCGAGGCGGGCGTCCTGCGCAGCCTCGGCGACGCCGCCCTCGGCGCCGGACAGTGGGACGACGCCCGGCACCACCTCGACGACGCGCTCGCCCTCCACACCCGCATGGACCTGCCCGTCGAGATCGCCCGCACCCGCGCCCGACTCGCCGTCGCTCTCCGCCTCGCGGGCGATCCGTCACCGGCGCACCGGCACGCCGACGCGTGCCGGGCCATCCTGCTCCGCCACGCACTCGGCCCGGCCTGTCTGCGACTGCCCGCCCACGTCCGCCGGCTGCTGCCACCGGCGGACGCGACGACGTGACGGGCCGGCCGCGACCACTCGGTCAGAAGGCCTCGTCGCGGAACCCGTGCCGGGCGACGCGCGCCAGCATGTTCCGCCACGCGTCGAGGTCCGAGTGCGGGTTGCCGCTGATGCCGAGGCGGTTCTTGGCCTGGCCGAAGGCGTTGTTGGTGTTCGGCCCCCAGATGCCGTCCACGGCCAGGCCGGAGCCCATGAAGTTGTTGCACATCGCCTGGACGAACTTGGTGTCGCTGGAGCTGCCCTTCTGGCACAGCGTGGGCAGCCCGCCGAAGTCGGCGTGGATGTGGTCGCGGTGGGCCGCGTTGTACCAGCCGTCGAGCACGTACCGGAACCGGCGGCGGCAGGTGGCGTCCACCGCCAGGTAGCGGCGGCGCAGGGTGCGGTCCGACGCGGCGTGGTGACCGTCCAGCATCGAGGACTGCCGTCCGCCGTTCCACCGCACCAGGTCCAGGTCCATCGCCGTGCCGGCGCCGTGCTGGCCCGACTTGTTGACGTAGAACCCGGCCGAGACGAGGAACTTGACGCCGCCGAACCCGCCGTCCGACGACAGGTCCCGCAGATCGCGTATCCACACCACCAGCCGGTCGTAGAACCCCTGCGTGCAACGCCAGTCGCGCAGGACCGTGTTGCCTCTGTTCCCCCGCCAGTAGTACACCGGCGTGCCGTCGATCCGGCTGAAGGTCCGCAGCGCCTGCGCCGAGACGTCACCCTCCGGCGCCTGCATCTCCCGGGGCAGCGCCTCGAACCCCGGGTCCTCCGCCGCCCAGGCGCTCCCGCCCGTGGCCCCCGCCACGACCGCCCCCGCCGCCGCGGCCCCGACCCCGCCGAGGAACAGCCGCCGGTCCAGCCCCTTCGCCCGCTCGTCTTCCCGCATGGTGAACGCCCTTCCGCAGCCGCGCGAGGCCCGACCGCCCCGCACGTCGTGACTGCGATGGTTCGCCCCGCGCCTACGTCCGACCTCACCCCGCCCTAACACCCCGGGGCTTGACAGCCCCCACCACCCACACCACCCGCCCCGACTCCCCCCGCACGGCGCACCCGCCGGTGTCCTGCCCGGCGAGCGGACGTCCTCGCCGGATACTCGGCGCATGATCAGCGGACTGCGTTCCCGTGTCCTGCCGCCCTCCCAGCGCCGGTCCCTGGACGACCTCACCCAGGACCTGGACCTCTCCGCCGGAGACACCGGCGCCAAGCGCTCCGCCTTCTGGACGATGCTGACGCTCTCGGCCGTCATCGCCACGGGCGGCGTCGTGACCGACTCCACGGCGACCGTCATCGGCGCCATGATCATCGCCCCGCTGTCCACACCGATCATGGGCATCGCCCTCGGGTCGGTGCAGCAGCGGCGCACCGGGGCGGCGCGCACCGTCCTCCTCGCCTGCCTCCTGGTCATCGTGCTCGGAACGCTGCTGTCCGCCGCGCTCCCCGGCGACTACGACCTGCTCTCCAACAGCCAGATCGCCTCGCGCACCTCACCGGGCATCATGGACCTCGTCGCCGCCCTGGC contains the following coding sequences:
- a CDS encoding HhH-GPD-type base excision DNA repair protein, with protein sequence MDVSLRLAQQPDADALLSRSPLAALVGMLLDQQIPMEWAFNGPWTIAQRLGDDDLDAHRIAAQDPETFAELLAAKPAVHRYPASMAGRVQKLCQYLVEHYDGDVTALWRDADSGKELLKRLNDLPGFGKQKAQIFLALLGKQLGVRPDGWREAAGGYGEEGAHRSVADITGPDSLQQVRAYKQEMKRAAKKS
- a CDS encoding AfsR/SARP family transcriptional regulator; this encodes MRFGILGPVEARCDGVRIDLRPGRERSLLALLVLNAGRLLTADHVVTLLWEEPPETARAQVYNLVSGLRRRLHHPAPGRPAGTDVLVTADGGYRLEPARHHTDLAAFRSAAAQGRYAAESGARHRAAELLTQALGHWRGEALSGCAAPFAAAARQALEDERWSTVEALLDVHLGLGRYERVLADVGPWLEQQPYREDLYRRQMLALAAQGRRADALASYRRAYRRLGEDLGVEPGPALRDLHEQLLRGAAPTLPDRTEGTVRTDGAARARPSARRSGATADPARLPGPRPAGATSAGKPSAPGPAVGEPSAGEPPRPRPVPRQLPPPPARLYGRDALLRELRDALAPPSDHPTALPAARTPGAPVVVLTGPGGVGKTALALHTAHRLSARFPDGQLYADLRGSHSSPADPPETAARFLRALGVDGQDVPADADERVADLRSRLAGRSVLLLLDDVRDETQLRPLLPADGGCAVLATSRNRLTGLTALADARVLGVGTLTPADAAALLAGLVGAERAGADRTATAEVARLCGHLPLALRIAGARLAARPDWTVAGFRDRLAQQHHRLDQLAAGDLDVRAGIALSYRSLSPGLRTALRRLALLESHSVPGWVVGTLAGRPSEPWLHDQLVERNLLETCGRDQAGQPRYQLHALVRDFARERTLAEDTGEERDAAVERVLRAWLALASEAAGRLGHGGVLDPVAPAPGAPPDAADAARRHPERWFAAEQANLLNAALHACRLRLPELAGDLALQLSGYLVIRFYEAEREAVVRAAIASWGERPTADRRLSRLHFALCWTLYQQDRYAELTVAAERGLRVARDLGDPEVVADAAWQLGRATALRGRLTEAAAYYRRTVQDAEHLGLSARAHVYALTGLANVLADLGEPAEAVRSYEQALARHPGADRTRVVMLLRCAEAHSDAGEGARALELLTAAAAIVRAIGDDVGAAHVERGRALVDLAHGRWHDARDRLTGVLSTLRTQRETSGEAGVLRSLGDAALGAGQWDDARHHLDDALALHTRMDLPVEIARTRARLAVALRLAGDPSPAHRHADACRAILLRHALGPACLRLPAHVRRLLPPADATT
- a CDS encoding extensin family protein; this translates as MREDERAKGLDRRLFLGGVGAAAAGAVVAGATGGSAWAAEDPGFEALPREMQAPEGDVSAQALRTFSRIDGTPVYYWRGNRGNTVLRDWRCTQGFYDRLVVWIRDLRDLSSDGGFGGVKFLVSAGFYVNKSGQHGAGTAMDLDLVRWNGGRQSSMLDGHHAASDRTLRRRYLAVDATCRRRFRYVLDGWYNAAHRDHIHADFGGLPTLCQKGSSSDTKFVQAMCNNFMGSGLAVDGIWGPNTNNAFGQAKNRLGISGNPHSDLDAWRNMLARVARHGFRDEAF